TTTGCCTCTCTTTTGTCGGCCAATTGAGGAACTTGTGGTCTACTTTCATGAAGCGTCGAGAACGTCAGTCACTGAATTGGTAGACACACTAGTGTCGGATTTGCATTTGCCTGTAGGAATAGGAGTCCCGAGGGTAAATTGACCTTAACCATGGCAACCAATTCAATTTCAGTACAgactctctctctgatctgtacAGCTTTAGCCTCATATCATGTAAAACTAAAATGACTTGGGCCAAAAGGTAGACTGGTGGCTTTTTGAATTTTATTTTAGAAGTTACATGACCACACCACAGAGCTCAATGAATACATTCTTGTTAAATCAAATTAATGAACTGAAAATGATGGGCAATTACATGTTCAATTGACTCAACTTGAAACCCCCAACAACACTGATCTACTGGTATATCATATAACGACATTGTAACAACACCTTCTCCTAATCTACTTTGATATGGCCCACAGAGCCGGCCAGGTACCACTTCTCGAAACCGGAGAACTACATGTCAGTGTACCACCAGGAGGGCACCAATGTGCTGTACGTGGGGGGCCAGACAGTGATCTACGTGTTGACTTTCACTGACAGGGGGGTCCACGACCTGCAGGTGAGTTGCTGGTAACCATAGAGATGAACAGAGATACTCGGTGGTGGTGACACAGTAACCCAATGCAGGCACAGGAGACTGGCTTAAAGAGGAGGCAGCAGCTGTCGACCTAGTTCAACAGCCTCCGTAGCACGAGATGGGTCATGCATACATTTATAGAGCAGATCTCATCTCTGTCCAATCGGAAAGAAGTGATTATATAGTGTGGGCTTATGAGGTCAACATActgtggtaaaccgtggggtgttgggttgagcgtgcagagattgacacagagacagggaggttttagtccacaaaaacaactttactaaGACAGAATATTAACATAACAAAGAAAATTCACTTAGGTTTGGCTTGGTCCTTCTTCTCTGATTTTGCTCGGTGTcagtctctctccgttctctctgaTTCTGATTGTCTGTGCCCTATAGTTACGCTTAGTTGATCAAATATTAGAGACAGTAAAGTAATCCTCCCTTTGTTAGTTTATGGCACAGGACCAGACTTTTGTCATTTTCAATCAGCACTGAATTTGATTGCAGTTAATTTAGTATTTGAAAAGGCCTAATTTGCATACAAGTTATGGATAAATTGTATGACATACTGGAATGTATCTTATATTATTACAGATCCCTGTGGTAACCGATGAAAACGCAAAGGCAGCTTGCATCGCCAAATCAGACCCACCAAAGGTAGGTGGTCcccactatcatcatcatcctcatcatcgtcatcatcaatCTTCGTCATCATTATCACCATCATTACAGTGAGGAAAGTTTGTTGCTACTGTAGGAATATGAATGAAACAGAGACATAATATCAACATGATATCGACACCAGTAGAAACTGTCCCGAAGGTTAAAGGTTGGGACAGGGGAAAGCGGGTACAATGCGGTATTTGGTATTCAGGCACAAATTCCATCTGGAAGTTTCTCTTGAGATAAAAGTCCTGCCACTGTACTTAATGAATAAGTGATGCAATGCATATGAAGTTATGCAGACAATGCATTCCCTCAGTACTGCAGAGCTAATTCTTGCGCTATCTGCCAAATTAGGGAAAATGGATCAGTtccaatattctctctctctctctctctctctctctctctctctctctctctctctctctctctctctctctctctctctctctctctctcatccccctcctctctctctgctacagttGGAGTGTGACAATTTCATCACAGTCATTCAGAAAGTCAATGACACTTTTGTGGTATGCGGGACAATGCAGGAACCCCCAAATTGCTGGTGCTGGTAAGATGACATGATGATGAATAGAATAGCTATTGTCTTCAACATGTGTTTAGTGTTCTCACAACGGTCACACTTTCTTTTTACTTAACTCCTGTATCACTTTTATAAAAGTTGGTAATAGTGTTCAATAAAAAACTTCAACTTATATCTCTATTTGTACTGTATACAAGGTGGTAAGAGCATTCAGGATATGGCTTGTGAGGTTGTGATGTAATTTCCTCTCTATAGGTAAATGACACTGTGCTGACTGACGCCCCCACCAATGGACAGATGGCACCAGCCTCTGACATCtcccctccctacccctcccagAGGTTCGTCAGTCTGTCCGCAGGTACgatgagaggacagacagacactccagCCAAACATCCATAGAAACTCTGCTATTGGCACAATACCAAACCCATCCCTCACCCCTATTTCTACATCTTTGTTAACTCCTCTCTGTGGATCTGAAAGGATAGGATAAGTATCAGCATTTTGGTGGAGAGCTCCATCCAGCCATTATGTTCATAAGTATACAGACCAATCAGATCCTCAACATTGACTTTGGTATGGGATAGGAGATCTGTTTAAAATGGTACAATAGTACTACAGATGGTTCACGACATGTAGCGAAGCTGTAACTCACAGTATTATCGGAATCATGGCAAGGTTACTTTGTATAGCAGTTTCTGTGATAGCGCAGACCAGGCTGGACTGTAGTGATGAACCAATGAGCCATTTGCTAGAGTGGGGCAGTGTTCTGATAACGTTCAGTTCTCATTGAACCATTAATGTCATGATCCAAGTTACCTCCCTTATTGCTATGGAGACAGTGCCCCAAGTGGGGTAATTGTAATACGGTTATGGGAGGATGTTGGCGCAGTCAGCTGTCTTCTgtagatttattttttatctctccctctaacttctgtttctctctctctccctctctcctctttatctctctctttatctttaccccccccccccctctcgctctcagaTGGGAATCTATACTCTGCTCTGTCAGCAGTAGGGCGTCACCCTGGCTCTATACGCCGGACCTACGGCACTCAGAAGTTTCTGAAGACTGAGACCAAGTGGCTGCAGAGTGAGTGGGATGAGGGCAACATGGGACTATATTGGTGTAGGAGAGCTGCATGAGGCACTGGAGTGGATGAGCATGGAAATAGCAAGTCTATATTATCTAATATCTTGTAACATGCTGCATGCAGAAATGTAATCCCTATGAATTCTTCCATTTTAAAGATCATAAGTTAAGTTCACAGTTGTGATAGTCATACAAGGTTTTAACTCCCTGCATTATGTACTGGACGTCTTTATTAGCCTATAAAACTTCCAAGCAAACACTtttatcaaaatacattttttaaatacaccTTTATCTCTGTACACACTAGATGGCCCTGCTAGAATGAAATGCATTAGTTTGAAATGGGCCCAGATAGTTACAACcagtgtcgtggtaatttcctgtgtTACTCAATAatgagagagccaaccacacacaagtcagagttatattataaagtccatctttaataatATATGAGCTTCAACATAGCcatttttgactctcagatcaattcagtgtctataaatgaattctctgggAGTCCccacaaaacaattcttagtatcaTTTATAGCCAAGTACCACCCCTCTCAATTTACAAataaccttttacttgaaagaggagtatcccatagctagatagcattagctataaattatcgttcagtttggtctcctaagacGAGATTTCAAACTCGTgcttggtaccaaaacattacctcatcctatggcatatatcaattgtcaattccagatactcccatctcaaatacacccaaacctggacaaactcactgaagacaatgagcctctt
This region of Salvelinus sp. IW2-2015 linkage group LG6.1, ASM291031v2, whole genome shotgun sequence genomic DNA includes:
- the LOC111964658 gene encoding semaphorin-7A-like, with the protein product MMNYIILATVFSMVFAEKSPRLKFIVKEPARYHFSKPENYMSVYHQEGTNVLYVGGQTVIYVLTFTDRGVHDLQIPVVTDENAKAACIAKSDPPKLECDNFITVIQKVNDTFVVCGTMQEPPNCWCW